In Macaca nemestrina isolate mMacNem1 chromosome 9, mMacNem.hap1, whole genome shotgun sequence, a single genomic region encodes these proteins:
- the LOC105471053 gene encoding homeobox protein Nkx-6.2 produces the protein MDTNRPGAFVLSSAPLAALHNMAEMKTSLFPYALQGPAGFKAPALGGLGAQLPLGTPHGISDILGRPVGAAGGGLLGGLPRLNGLASSAGVYFGPAAAVARGYPKPLAELPGRPPIFWPGVVQGAPWRDPRLAGPAPASGVLDKDGKKKHSRPTFSGQQIFALEKTFEQTKYLAGPERARLAYSLGMTESQVKVWFQNRRTKWRKRHAAEMASAKKKQDSDAEKLKVGGSDAEDDDEYNRPLDPNSDDEKITRLLKKHKPSNLALLSPCGGGAGDAL, from the exons aTGGACACTAACCGCCCGGGCGCGTTCGTGCTGAGCAGTGCCCCGCTGGCCGCGCTGCACAACATGGCCGAGATGAAGACGTCGCTGTTCCCCTACGCGCTGCAGGGTCCGGCCGGCTTCAAGGCGCCCGCGCTGGGGGGCCTGGGCGCGCAGCTCCCGCTCGGGACCCCGCACGGCATCAGCGACATCCTGGGCCGGCCCGTGGGCGCGGCGGGCGGGGGCCTCCTAGGGGGACTGCCCCGGCTCAACGGGCTCGCCTCGTCCGCCGGCGTCTACTTTGGACCCGCGGCCGCCGTGGCGCGCGGCTACCCCAAGCCCCTGGCCGAGCTGCCCGGGCGTCCGCCCATCTTCTGGCCCGGCGTGGTGCAGGGCGCGCCGTGGAGGGACCCGCGTCTGGCCGGCCCGG CCCCAGCCAGCGGCGTCCTGGACAAGGACGGGAAGAAGAAGCACTCGCGCCCGACCTTCTCGGGCCAGCAGATCTTCGCGCTGGAGAAAACCTTCGAGCAAACCAAGTACCTGGCGGGCCCGGAGCGCGCGCGTCTCGCCTACTCGCTGGGCATGACCGAGAGCCAGGTGAAG GTCTGGTTCCAGAACCGCCGGACCAAGTGGCGCAAGCGGCACGCGGCGGAGATGGCGTCGGCCAAGAAGAAGCAGGACTCCGACGCCGAGAAGCTGAAGGTGGGCGGCTCGGACGCGGAGGACGACGACGAATACAACCGGCCCCTGGACCCCAACTCGGACGACGAGAAGATCACGCGGCTGCTCAAGAAGCACAAACCCTCGAACTTGGCGCTGCTCAGCCCGTGCGGCGGCGGCGCGGGGGACGCCTTGTGA